A region from the Cannabis sativa cultivar Pink pepper isolate KNU-18-1 chromosome 9, ASM2916894v1, whole genome shotgun sequence genome encodes:
- the LOC133031280 gene encoding uncharacterized protein LOC133031280: protein MNEYQEFVNIDLYPIDLEIERTFRERRRAQHRAQGDIEMMDDQGNGRRAQGEMAPNNGQNAVIMADDRDQIIRQYAAPLFNELNPGIVRPEIQAPQFELKPVMFQMLQTVGQFSGIPTEDPHLHLRLFMEVSDSFKLPGVTEDALRLKLFPYSLRDQARAWLNSLPSASVTTWQELAERFLMKYFPPTKNAKLRKEITSFQQFEDESLYEAWERFKELLRKCPHHGIPHCIQMETFYNGLNAHTRMVVDASANGALLAKSYNEAYDIIERISNNNYQWPTTRVPLGKKVAGVLEVDAITALSAQVASMSNMIKNMSMGQQMGQQNVSSPVGQLEEVSCVFCSEAHTFDNCPFNPASVFYMGSQNAYNQTYKQHPNLAYRNQGAGTSNSSMLPRSNFPPGFSQQAFQQRQQQGVQTSSLESMMRDFMAKTENFMTRTESYMAKNDTAIQSQATSMRTLENQVGQLANELRNRPQGTLPSDTENPRRDGKEHCKAVILRSGKVLESNEEEAKDKNEPTSIQSRVEKNVEPSNMAKEQPEENVRKEFLIKMQQKSYLASHPHHFLKDLKSSKKMVNSEDFLMF, encoded by the coding sequence ATGAACGAGTACCAAGAATTTGTTAATATTGATCTATATCCTATTGATCTCGAAATTGAGCGCACAttcagagagagaagaagagctcAACATAGGGCTCAAGGGGATATAGAAATGATGGATGACCAAGGAAATGGACGACGAGCTCAAGGGGAAATGGCCCCTAATAATGGTCAAAATGCAGTGATTATGGCGGATGATAGAGATCAAATCATCCGACAATACGCAGCACCTCTTTTCAATGAGCTCAATCCGGGCATTGTTAGGCCAGAAATTCAAGCTCCACAGTTTGAGTTGAAGCCAGTTATGTTCCAGATGCTTCAAACTGTGGGACAGTTTAGTGGCATACCCACCGAAGATCCTCACCTTCACCTTCGTCTATTTatggaggtgagtgattctttcaaaTTGCCCGGAGTTACGGAGGATGCCTTGAGGTTAAAGTTGTTCCCCTATTCTTTGAGAGATCAAGCCCGAGCTTGGTTGAACTCCTTGCCTTCTGCGTCGGTCACAACTTGGCAAGAATTAGCGGAGCGGTTTTTGATGAAGTATTTTCCTCCCACTAAGAATGCCAAGCTCCGGAAGGAAATAACTTCCTTTCAACAATTTGAAGATGAGTCTTTGTATGAGGCatgggagaggttcaaggaaTTGTTGCGGAAATGCCCCCACCATGGTATCCCTCATTGCATCCAAATGGAAACATTTTACAACGGTCTCAATGCTCATACTCGAATGGTGGTTGATGCTTCGGCAAATGGTGCTTTACTTGCCAAGTCCTATAATGAGGCCTATGATATTATTGAgagaatttccaacaacaatTATCAGTGGCCCACTACTAGAGTACCTTTGGGGAAGAAGGTTGCCGGTGTTCTTGAAGTTGATGCCATTACTGCTTTATCTGCCCAAGTTGCTTCTATGTCAAATATGATCAAAAATATGAGCATGGGTCAACAAATGGGTCAACAGAATGTTTCCTCACCTGTGGGACAACTTGAGGAGGTTTCTTGTGTTTTTTGTAGTGAGGCTCATACCTTTGACAATTGCCCATTCAATCCTGCATCTGTGTTTTACATGGGAAGTCAGAATGCCTACAACCAAACATACAAGCAACACCCAAACTTGGCATACAGAAATCAAGGGGCTGGTACTAGTAATTCATCCATGCTTCCTAGATCCAACTTTCCACCTGGTTTTTCTCAACAAGCCTTTCAACAAAGACAACAACAAGGTGTCCAAACAAGTTCTCTTGAGAGTATGATGCGTGATTTCATGGCCAAGACAGAAAATTTCATGACAAGAACTGAGAGTTATATGGCGAAGAATGACACTGCGATCCAAAGTCAAGCAACCTCCATGAGAACTCTAGAAAATCAAGTTGGGCAACTAGCTAATGAGCTTCGAAATAGGCCACAAGGTACTTTGCCTAGTGATACTGAAAATCCAAGAAGAGATGGAAAAGAGCATTGCAAGGCGGTAATCTTGAGGAGTGGTAAAGTTCTGGAGTCAAACGAGGAAGAAGCTAAGGATAAAAATGAGCCCACTTCAATCCAAAGTCGAGTAGAGAAAAATGTTGAACCTTCTAATATGGCAAAGGAGCAACCTGAAGAAAATGTCCGCAAAGAATTCCTCATCAAAATGCAGCAGAAAAGTTACTTAGCAAGCCACCCCCACCATTTCCTCAAAGATTTAAAAAGCAGCAAGAAGATGGTCAATTCCGAagatttcttgatgttctaA